One part of the Haliotis asinina isolate JCU_RB_2024 chromosome 2, JCU_Hal_asi_v2, whole genome shotgun sequence genome encodes these proteins:
- the LOC137271591 gene encoding uncharacterized protein — MERSVIQGSSGPWYKHSVHHTTCERRRGERKWRKSPLEADRQSYKTERNKVCKVIRESKRLFCKEQILDSACKPKTLHKFLDSLMAKKKSVVLPQGKNPSELADLFNLFFKSKIDDIRKLLLNFTEEEMLLPHSDFQGTHLLQFQAFTKREVRSLVMSSNKTTCLNDPIPTSLLIEHLDLLLLTLTEVINKTMSSGIFPHILKDAVIKPLVKNPKPGKKDFKNYLPVSNLTFLSKLLREQLPRG, encoded by the coding sequence ATGGAAAGATCTGTCATCCAGGGTTCCAGTGGTCCTTGGTACAAGCACTCTGTTCATCATACCACGTGTGAACGAAGACGTGGTGAGCGAAAATGGCGGAAATCTCCTTTAGAAGCAGATCGTCAAAGTTATAAAACTGAAAGGAATAAGGTCTGTAAAGTTATTCGGGAATCCAAACGCCTTTTTTGCAAAGAACAAATTTTAGACTCTGCCTGCAAACCAAAGACCTTGCACAAGTTCCTGGACTCGCTGATGGCCAAAAAGAAGAGTGTTGTACTTCCTCAAGGAAAGAACCCATCTGAGTTGGCTGATCTCTTTAACTTATTTTTTAAGAGTAAGATCGATGACATCAGGAAGTTACTTCTGAACTTTACTGAAGAAGAAATGCTTTTACCACACTCTGATTTCCAAGGAACCCATCTCCTCCAGTTCCAAGCCTTCACTAAACGGGAAGTAAGATCTCTCGTCATGTCATCCAACAAGACCACTTGTCTCAACGATCCTATACCAACTTCTCTTCTGATTGAGCACCTTGATCTGCTTCTACTGACATTAACAGAAGTCATCAACAAGACTATGTCATCTGGGATCTTTCCTCATATACTGAAGGATGCTGTTATCAAGCCACTAGTTAAGAACCCCAAACCTGGCAAAAAAGACTTTAAAAACTACCTCCCCGTTTCGAATCTGACTTTCCTCTCCAAATTATTGAGAGAGCAGTTACCAAGAGGTTGA